A window of Thermosynechococcus sp. NK55a contains these coding sequences:
- the glmS gene encoding glutamine--fructose-6-phosphate transaminase (isomerizing), producing the protein MCGIVGYIGPQQAAQVLLQGLQKLEYRGYDSAGIATLNEGELLCVRAKGKLQNLVEKVEQLDIVAHVGIGHTRWATHGKPEEHNAHPHRDSRDRLAVVQNGIIENYRELRDQLQARGHIFRSETDTEVIPHLIAEVLPETPTANGLLEAVRQAVHQLEGAFAIAVICADYPDELIVARQQAPLVIGFGQGEFFCASDTPAIIPYTRAVLPLENGELARLTPTGVEVYDFEGHRLRKTPRTLNWTPVMVEKQGFKHYMLKEIYEQPGVVRTCLENYLRADWDVASPFSPVQLNLPPSLLDNLQHIQIVACGTSWHAGLVGKYLLEQVAQIPTSVQYASEFRYAPPPLLPYTLTIGVTQSGETADTLAALEMELKRRRGLDGALQPRLLGITNRPESTLGHLVPHIIDTCAGIEIGVAATKTFVAQLIAFYLLTLELAWQRQSCDRSRLAELVTGLRQLPAQMEQILESQERYIEALSHDFWETQDFIFLGRGINFPIALEGALKLKEISYIHAEGYPAGEMKHGPIALLDAKVPVLTIAMPGSVFEKVLSNAQEARARDARLIGVTPLDEAEAQHTFDKLLPVPEVDELLSPVLTVMPLQLLAYHIAARRGLDVDQPRNLAKSVTVE; encoded by the coding sequence ATGTGTGGCATTGTTGGTTATATTGGCCCCCAGCAAGCGGCGCAAGTCCTACTCCAGGGCCTGCAAAAGCTGGAATACCGAGGTTATGATTCCGCTGGCATTGCCACACTCAATGAGGGCGAACTCCTCTGTGTGCGCGCCAAGGGCAAACTCCAGAACTTGGTGGAGAAGGTTGAACAGCTGGACATTGTTGCCCATGTCGGTATTGGCCACACCCGTTGGGCAACCCACGGTAAACCAGAGGAACACAATGCCCACCCCCATCGTGACAGTCGCGATCGCCTAGCTGTGGTGCAAAATGGCATCATTGAAAACTATCGGGAACTGCGGGACCAACTACAGGCGCGGGGGCACATTTTCCGCTCGGAAACAGATACCGAAGTCATCCCCCACCTGATTGCCGAAGTATTGCCTGAGACCCCCACGGCCAACGGCCTCCTAGAAGCGGTACGCCAAGCCGTACATCAATTGGAAGGTGCATTTGCGATCGCCGTTATCTGTGCAGACTACCCGGATGAATTGATCGTGGCACGGCAACAGGCTCCTCTGGTGATTGGTTTTGGCCAAGGGGAATTTTTCTGTGCCTCGGATACCCCAGCGATTATTCCCTATACCCGTGCGGTGTTGCCGCTGGAAAATGGGGAACTGGCTCGGCTGACGCCCACAGGGGTTGAGGTCTATGACTTTGAGGGACATCGCCTACGCAAAACCCCCCGTACCCTCAACTGGACCCCTGTGATGGTCGAAAAGCAGGGCTTTAAGCACTACATGCTCAAGGAAATCTATGAGCAGCCGGGGGTGGTCCGCACCTGTTTAGAGAACTATTTACGAGCCGATTGGGATGTGGCCAGTCCCTTTAGTCCTGTGCAATTAAATCTTCCTCCCAGTTTGCTGGATAATCTACAGCACATTCAAATTGTTGCCTGTGGAACCAGTTGGCACGCCGGCCTGGTGGGCAAATATCTGCTTGAGCAGGTGGCTCAGATTCCCACGAGTGTGCAATATGCCTCAGAGTTTCGCTATGCGCCGCCGCCTCTGCTACCTTATACCCTCACCATTGGTGTCACCCAGTCTGGGGAAACAGCAGACACCCTTGCGGCCCTAGAGATGGAGCTAAAACGCCGCCGAGGCCTTGATGGCGCTCTCCAACCTCGTTTGTTAGGGATTACCAATCGGCCCGAAAGTACTCTAGGGCATCTGGTGCCCCACATTATTGATACCTGTGCCGGCATTGAAATTGGCGTGGCAGCTACAAAAACATTTGTTGCCCAGTTGATAGCCTTCTATCTGCTGACCCTCGAATTGGCGTGGCAGCGGCAGTCTTGCGATCGCTCCCGGTTAGCGGAACTGGTGACTGGGTTGCGGCAATTGCCCGCCCAGATGGAGCAAATTTTAGAAAGCCAAGAACGCTATATTGAAGCTCTCTCCCATGACTTCTGGGAAACCCAAGACTTTATCTTTTTGGGACGCGGGATCAACTTTCCCATTGCCCTTGAAGGTGCCCTTAAACTCAAAGAAATTAGCTATATCCATGCCGAGGGGTATCCTGCGGGTGAGATGAAACATGGCCCGATCGCCCTCCTCGATGCCAAAGTCCCAGTGCTCACGATCGCCATGCCCGGCAGTGTCTTTGAAAAAGTCCTCTCCAATGCCCAAGAGGCCCGCGCTCGTGATGCTCGCCTCATTGGTGTTACCCCCCTTGACGAGGCCGAAGCCCAGCACACCTTTGATAAGCTCTTACCGGTGCCTGAGGTTGATGAGCTTCTCTCCCCGGTCTTGACGGTGATGCCTCTGCAACTGTTGGCCTATCACATTGCTGCCCGCCGTGGTCTAGATGTTGATCAACCCCGCAACCTTGCCAAGTCAGTAACCGTTGAGTAG
- a CDS encoding UDP-N-acetylmuramoyl-L-alanyl-D-glutamate--2,6-diaminopimelate ligase: MNLRELLTAAAITPGFEHPALDQEVKSLSTNSWECEHGSLFIGMPGTRVEGGNFWPSALAAGAIAAVVSPQAKPREGDACVIVVPDIERACGRLAAAFYNYPGQHLSLLGVTGTNGKTTTTHLVEHLLNSVGSPTALLGTLYSRWPGHCEVASHTTPFAVTLQAQLAAAVAAGCRFGVMEVSSHALAQDRVWGCQFEVAAFTNLTQDHLDYHRDLEDYFAAKAKLFTADYLKGRAILNGDDPFGQRLAQQLPRDRYWTYGLSKDADFRAENLNYRINGVAGTVHTPLGSGTLDSPLVGQFNVANVLAAIAMGAAVGLPLDAMLKALRDFPGVPGRMEQVRLDPEQDITVVVDYAHTPDSLENLLRAARPFIPGKLICVFGCGGDRDRSKRPQMGAIAARLADQVVVTSDNPRTENPQRILDDILAGIPPETAMIVEGDRRQAILQAILSAAPGDGVIIAGKGHEDYQILGTEKVHFDDREEARNALKERLKQPRQGG, encoded by the coding sequence ATGAACCTGCGGGAACTCCTGACAGCGGCAGCGATTACACCGGGTTTTGAGCATCCTGCCCTCGATCAAGAGGTGAAGTCCCTGAGTACGAATTCTTGGGAGTGTGAGCATGGCTCGTTGTTTATTGGTATGCCGGGCACACGGGTGGAGGGGGGCAATTTTTGGCCAAGTGCCTTGGCGGCAGGGGCGATCGCCGCGGTGGTGTCTCCCCAAGCCAAACCCCGTGAGGGAGATGCCTGTGTAATTGTGGTGCCCGATATTGAGCGTGCCTGTGGTCGGCTTGCAGCTGCTTTTTATAATTACCCCGGCCAACATCTCAGCCTGCTAGGGGTTACGGGTACCAACGGCAAAACAACCACCACTCACTTGGTGGAACATCTCCTCAACAGTGTTGGCTCGCCAACAGCACTCTTGGGGACGCTCTACAGTCGGTGGCCGGGACACTGTGAGGTGGCTAGCCATACAACGCCCTTTGCGGTGACCCTTCAGGCGCAATTGGCCGCTGCAGTGGCCGCAGGCTGTCGCTTTGGGGTAATGGAGGTCAGTTCCCATGCCTTAGCGCAGGATCGGGTGTGGGGCTGTCAGTTTGAGGTGGCGGCTTTTACTAACTTGACCCAAGATCATCTAGACTATCACCGCGATTTGGAGGACTATTTTGCCGCTAAGGCCAAGCTCTTTACCGCTGACTACCTGAAGGGTCGCGCAATTCTCAATGGCGATGATCCCTTTGGCCAGCGACTGGCTCAGCAGTTGCCCCGCGATCGCTACTGGACCTATGGCTTAAGCAAGGATGCGGATTTTCGGGCTGAGAATCTCAACTATCGCATCAATGGTGTGGCGGGCACGGTTCATACCCCCCTCGGTAGCGGTACCCTAGACTCACCGTTGGTGGGACAGTTTAATGTGGCCAATGTGCTGGCAGCGATCGCGATGGGAGCAGCGGTGGGGCTACCCCTTGATGCCATGCTCAAGGCCCTGCGTGACTTTCCAGGGGTGCCGGGGCGCATGGAGCAGGTGCGCCTTGACCCAGAACAGGACATTACCGTTGTCGTGGACTATGCCCACACTCCCGATAGCCTTGAGAACCTGCTGAGGGCAGCTCGTCCCTTTATTCCTGGCAAACTGATCTGTGTCTTTGGCTGTGGGGGCGATCGCGATCGCAGCAAACGTCCCCAAATGGGAGCCATTGCCGCTCGCTTGGCGGATCAGGTAGTGGTCACCTCGGACAATCCCCGCACTGAGAATCCACAGCGGATTCTCGATGACATCCTTGCCGGTATCCCACCTGAAACAGCGATGATTGTTGAGGGCGATCGCCGCCAAGCTATTCTCCAAGCCATTCTGAGCGCCGCCCCCGGCGATGGCGTGATTATTGCCGGCAAAGGCCATGAGGACTACCAAATTCTCGGTACCGAAAAAGTGCACTTTGACGATCGCGAGGAAGCCCGAAATGCCCTCAAGGAGCGACTCAAACAACCACGGCAGGGGGGCTAA
- a CDS encoding helicase C-terminal domain-containing protein, translating to MSQSEQIVIEAEVHRQLRAFLRSSGDRRWPHHLTLARLVARALRLRRGCLLQVSQRAVLQHRYGLSYLLPLLLYPEPALLVVPQERLTRLLHQEIPELLTFLAVTKPIQHSHCPQPVFEGVLVMNLEDWCRQATPHPKVVTIIDGIEALPQIAQQQMTCTITTRDWEHLKLAIPSAVGAIRQVYAQLVQHLFQRPQNPYGDYLLTPTEQQPLLDLLHQWPQSLPPQWSQLRDYLNRSDTVIWGRRHPTVGYFTLHGHPLNLRPYFQEIWCQAPFVLIGSGPDTDSPLAYVQQDLGIPPQTTIKFASDRHSEAITLAIAEDLPLPNTPEFAPAVLRRLYDLIGTIGHQRAVILVSDVPLREQLATQLAALYGSRVQVETTALETNTILVTGETFWLRHGAQLPCPALLVLTTLPFPSPEKAVVSARIEWHKRQKQDWFRQYLLPECLTVLDRALAPVRQDDTLVAILDRRLTERSYGREILQSLSPYNRVRDRAQSPR from the coding sequence TTGTCCCAAAGCGAGCAGATTGTGATTGAGGCAGAGGTTCACCGCCAATTACGGGCATTTTTACGCAGCAGTGGCGATCGCCGGTGGCCTCACCATCTCACCTTGGCGCGGTTGGTGGCCCGTGCCCTGCGGCTGCGGCGGGGGTGTTTACTTCAGGTCAGCCAGCGGGCGGTGTTACAACATCGCTATGGCCTGAGTTATCTGTTGCCGCTGCTGTTGTATCCTGAACCGGCCCTGCTAGTTGTCCCCCAGGAGCGACTGACACGGCTACTGCACCAAGAAATTCCTGAACTGCTCACCTTCCTTGCCGTCACCAAACCAATTCAGCATAGCCACTGCCCGCAGCCAGTGTTTGAGGGAGTGCTCGTGATGAACCTCGAGGACTGGTGTCGCCAAGCCACCCCCCACCCCAAGGTTGTCACGATTATTGATGGCATTGAAGCCTTGCCCCAAATTGCCCAGCAGCAGATGACCTGCACAATTACCACCAGGGATTGGGAGCACTTGAAACTAGCGATTCCCAGTGCCGTTGGCGCCATTCGCCAAGTTTATGCCCAGTTGGTGCAACACCTCTTTCAGCGGCCTCAGAATCCCTATGGCGACTATCTGCTCACCCCCACAGAACAGCAACCCCTCCTTGATCTGCTCCATCAATGGCCGCAGTCGCTGCCTCCCCAGTGGTCGCAATTGCGGGACTACCTCAACCGCAGTGACACAGTCATCTGGGGCCGCCGCCATCCCACGGTAGGCTACTTTACCCTCCATGGCCACCCCCTGAATTTGCGTCCCTATTTTCAGGAGATTTGGTGCCAAGCCCCCTTTGTCCTCATTGGCAGCGGACCCGATACAGACTCCCCTCTGGCCTATGTGCAGCAGGACCTAGGGATTCCGCCCCAAACGACGATTAAATTTGCCAGCGATCGCCACAGTGAAGCCATTACCCTTGCGATCGCCGAAGACTTACCCCTGCCCAATACCCCGGAATTTGCCCCGGCGGTTCTGCGGCGTCTCTACGATCTCATTGGCACGATTGGCCATCAACGGGCAGTGATCCTTGTCAGTGATGTACCCCTGCGGGAACAGTTGGCCACCCAATTGGCTGCCCTCTACGGTTCACGGGTACAGGTGGAGACGACGGCCCTTGAGACGAACACGATTTTAGTAACGGGGGAAACCTTTTGGCTGCGCCATGGGGCACAGTTACCCTGCCCGGCCCTATTGGTCCTGACGACGTTGCCCTTCCCCTCCCCGGAAAAAGCAGTGGTGAGTGCCCGCATTGAATGGCACAAGCGGCAAAAACAAGACTGGTTTCGTCAATATCTCTTGCCCGAGTGCTTGACGGTGCTAGATCGTGCCCTTGCCCCTGTCCGTCAGGATGATACCTTGGTGGCCATTTTGGACCGGCGGCTTACGGAGCGCAGCTATGGCCGCGAAATTCTCCAGAGTCTCAGTCCCTACAACCGCGTTAGGGATCGCGCCCAATCCCCGCGTTGA
- the larE gene encoding ATP-dependent sacrificial sulfur transferase LarE, whose product MGVDKLAALRDLIGQLDRALIAYSGGIDSTLVAKVAQDVLGDRAVAVTAVSPSLFPADLEDARIQAAAIGIRHELIETHELENPNYATNPVNRCYFCKSELHDRLRELAQAWGYEYVLDGVNADDLQDYRPGIAAAKERGVRSPLAEIGISKLEVREIAKSLGLPWWNKPAQPCLSSRFPYGEEITLAKLQRVGNAEYYLRKQGWELCRVRSHGDTARIEVPQQQIADFVTMTDLEQLVNHFQSLGFTDVTLDLEGFRSGKLNAGIGRDP is encoded by the coding sequence ATGGGCGTGGACAAACTAGCGGCCTTACGCGATCTCATCGGTCAACTCGATCGAGCCTTGATTGCCTACTCTGGTGGTATTGATAGTACCCTGGTGGCCAAAGTTGCTCAGGATGTCTTGGGCGATCGGGCGGTGGCGGTCACGGCGGTCTCCCCTTCCCTATTTCCAGCGGATCTAGAGGATGCGCGCATTCAAGCGGCAGCCATTGGCATTCGCCATGAATTGATTGAAACCCATGAACTGGAGAACCCCAACTACGCCACCAACCCCGTGAATCGCTGCTACTTTTGCAAAAGTGAACTCCACGATCGCCTGCGGGAACTGGCGCAGGCTTGGGGCTATGAGTATGTTCTTGATGGGGTAAACGCTGATGATCTCCAAGACTATCGTCCGGGCATTGCGGCGGCCAAAGAACGTGGGGTGCGATCGCCCCTAGCCGAAATTGGCATTAGCAAGCTAGAAGTGCGAGAAATTGCCAAATCCCTAGGGCTGCCCTGGTGGAATAAACCCGCCCAACCCTGTCTCAGTTCGCGCTTTCCCTACGGTGAAGAAATTACCCTTGCCAAGCTGCAACGGGTGGGCAATGCCGAATACTACCTGCGCAAGCAGGGCTGGGAACTGTGTCGTGTCCGCAGTCATGGCGATACCGCTCGCATTGAGGTGCCCCAACAGCAGATTGCTGACTTTGTAACGATGACGGATCTTGAGCAACTGGTGAATCACTTTCAGTCCCTTGGTTTTACCGATGTCACCTTGGATCTGGAGGGCTTTCGCAGTGGCAAACTCAACGCGGGGATTGGGCGCGATCCCTAA
- the psb30 gene encoding photosystem II reaction center protein Ycf12/Psb30, translating to MGIFNGIIEFLSNINFEVIAQLTMIAMIGIAGPMIIFLLAVRRGNL from the coding sequence ATGGGAATTTTCAATGGTATTATTGAGTTTCTTAGCAATATCAACTTTGAAGTCATTGCTCAACTCACCATGATTGCCATGATTGGCATTGCAGGACCAATGATTATTTTCCTGTTGGCCGTGCGTCGCGGCAATTTGTAG
- the recJ gene encoding single-stranded-DNA-specific exonuclease RecJ — MPISPLRIMGVLPQQRWLLPPIDPKCRDALRRTLGCHSSLAEIYLRRGLTTPTAVRAFLEPETLELPPPNRVFPDLDLAVELLQRAIAHGDKMTICGDYDADGMTSTALLLRALRHLGADIDYEIPSRMHEGYGINERIVQECYDRGVKLILTVDNGIAALQPILKARELGLTVIVTDHHDVPPQLPPAHAILNPKLVSPTSPYHTLAGVGMAYILAVSLAQRLGNWRPLVRPLRELCTLGTIADLAPLTGVNRRWVKQGLQTLPTSPLVGVQALMQMARCLPEQDASLKPTAVGFRLGPRINAIGRIGDPQVVIELLTTDDPDRAQELAALCEATNRRRQDLCAEIEAAAIAHLEETDFDPQQEWVLVIVQPNWHHGVIGIVASRLVERYGVPVFIGTYEDETTIRGSIRSIPEFHVFEALEATKDLLLKYGGHKAAGGFSLRAEHLAAWRDRLRAFAQTCLKPEDLRPLVTLDAEISFEQLTWDFYTQVEQLQPFGSENPQPIFCSRGVKILEQTPMGQQGEHLKLTLEQNGQQMTAKAWRWGPFLPLPTRVDIAYHLTAHTWNGETQLELELKGVKPSLAWYVPEPPSHPIPSWQPLPPLTTLLPQLRDHVLLYGYGRPEVPPNFTTAAIHYDRPRDRCRTLILWSLPPSSTHLRWLLAIAQPEIVYVGYQRPAIAPPPTLILSIQNELKAKEGAKVNLLALSQTYWIAPCTLVAILRHLGYGCEEFAPTLSITEELARLQRWYQLQAKDLARLAQTWGTAKVLKKKWPTNCRDARPTGK; from the coding sequence TTGCCTATCTCCCCCCTCCGCATCATGGGTGTTCTTCCCCAGCAACGTTGGCTTTTGCCGCCGATTGATCCTAAGTGTCGGGACGCCTTGAGGCGGACTCTGGGTTGCCACTCATCGCTGGCGGAAATTTATTTGCGGCGGGGTCTTACAACCCCTACAGCCGTACGGGCGTTTCTCGAACCGGAAACCCTAGAGCTACCGCCTCCCAACAGGGTCTTTCCTGACCTTGATTTAGCAGTGGAATTGCTGCAACGGGCGATCGCCCACGGCGACAAGATGACCATTTGTGGGGATTACGATGCCGATGGCATGACAAGTACCGCCCTGCTGTTGCGTGCCCTGCGCCATCTGGGAGCAGACATTGACTATGAAATTCCCTCGCGCATGCATGAAGGCTATGGCATCAATGAGCGGATTGTGCAGGAGTGCTACGACCGCGGCGTCAAACTGATTCTCACCGTGGACAACGGCATTGCTGCTCTCCAACCGATTCTCAAGGCGCGGGAACTGGGACTGACAGTCATTGTGACGGATCACCACGATGTACCACCGCAACTGCCCCCTGCCCATGCCATTCTCAATCCAAAACTAGTTTCCCCGACCTCGCCTTACCATACCCTCGCAGGGGTGGGGATGGCCTATATTCTAGCTGTGTCCCTGGCGCAGCGATTGGGCAACTGGCGGCCACTGGTGCGGCCGTTGCGGGAGCTGTGTACCCTTGGCACAATTGCCGATCTGGCGCCCTTGACGGGGGTGAATCGCCGCTGGGTCAAGCAGGGATTGCAAACCCTTCCCACCTCTCCTCTGGTGGGCGTCCAAGCACTGATGCAAATGGCGCGCTGTTTACCCGAGCAGGACGCCTCCCTAAAACCCACGGCCGTGGGGTTTCGTCTCGGACCGCGGATCAACGCCATTGGCCGGATTGGTGACCCGCAAGTAGTGATTGAATTGTTGACAACGGACGATCCAGACCGTGCTCAGGAGCTGGCAGCCCTCTGTGAAGCAACCAACCGTCGCCGTCAGGATCTCTGTGCCGAGATTGAAGCGGCGGCGATCGCCCACCTCGAAGAGACGGATTTTGATCCCCAACAGGAATGGGTTTTGGTGATCGTCCAGCCCAACTGGCACCATGGGGTCATTGGCATTGTGGCCTCCCGTCTTGTGGAGCGCTACGGCGTACCTGTGTTTATTGGCACCTATGAAGATGAGACGACAATTCGTGGCTCAATTCGTAGTATTCCAGAATTCCATGTTTTTGAGGCTCTTGAGGCCACCAAGGACTTGCTGTTGAAATATGGCGGTCATAAAGCGGCCGGGGGGTTTAGCCTACGGGCAGAGCATTTAGCGGCTTGGCGCGATCGCCTGCGGGCCTTTGCCCAAACCTGTCTCAAACCCGAGGATCTGCGTCCCCTGGTCACCCTTGATGCCGAAATCTCCTTTGAGCAACTGACCTGGGACTTTTACACTCAAGTGGAGCAATTGCAACCCTTTGGCAGTGAGAATCCTCAGCCTATTTTCTGTAGTCGCGGGGTCAAGATCCTCGAACAAACGCCCATGGGTCAGCAGGGGGAGCACCTGAAACTCACCCTAGAGCAGAATGGGCAGCAGATGACCGCTAAGGCTTGGCGCTGGGGACCATTTTTGCCGTTGCCAACCAGAGTAGATATTGCCTATCACCTCACAGCCCACACTTGGAATGGCGAAACCCAGTTGGAACTCGAACTCAAGGGAGTCAAACCCTCACTGGCGTGGTACGTCCCCGAGCCACCGAGTCACCCGATTCCCAGTTGGCAACCCCTCCCGCCTTTGACAACGCTCCTGCCGCAGTTGCGCGACCATGTCTTGCTCTATGGCTATGGCCGCCCTGAGGTCCCTCCCAACTTCACCACAGCAGCCATTCACTACGATCGCCCCCGCGACCGCTGTCGCACACTCATCCTCTGGTCCCTGCCCCCCTCTTCTACCCATTTGCGTTGGTTATTGGCCATTGCCCAGCCCGAAATAGTCTATGTGGGGTACCAACGACCCGCGATCGCCCCCCCACCGACCCTCATCCTCTCCATTCAAAATGAGCTGAAAGCCAAAGAAGGGGCTAAAGTGAATCTTTTAGCCTTAAGTCAAACCTATTGGATTGCCCCCTGTACGCTGGTAGCGATCCTGCGCCATCTGGGCTATGGCTGCGAAGAATTTGCCCCCACCCTGAGCATTACCGAAGAACTGGCACGATTGCAACGCTGGTATCAACTGCAAGCCAAGGATTTGGCACGGTTAGCACAAACGTGGGGGACTGCCAAAGTTTTGAAAAAGAAATGGCCTACAAATTGCCGCGACGCACGGCCAACAGGAAAATAA
- a CDS encoding iron uptake porin: protein MAKSLATAIVGAVGVNVFFLNSAVFAQRPNPLSASASMGQVTSVSQLSDVRPTDWAYQALASLVEKYGCVAGYPDGTFRGSRALTRFEMAAALNACLDVVSDRFASKEDLATLQRLSQEFAAELATLRGRVDQLEARTANLEAQQFSTTTKLSVDAVMAFQAGGNTGQVVDPVTGTGFAGGSYNPTAISRVELTLNTSFRGDDLLTTTLEVGNNGVDTFGATGIGTNGLLAGGSVDYGGVAAAANLFRLFYTFKPTADLTIGIGPQFYPSDIVDTNSYANNSFTHFSSNFFINNPLIVPFAVNDPGGAGVSIEWNPGGGFFTLRSVYVAATANAPGGVATGGGLFGDPYQGTVELEFARAFGANEQNNFAVRLQYTNASTLNISQNAAGINAELSLGKFGLFGRYAYSDMKLYGDGATINGLGPFAVDPGALIIPAGGQVNTTAHTWMVGLAYRDLLTEGSLLAAAVGQPFINSLPSAPQVNDATQMNYELFFRYPLSDHISITPVFMAVTNAHNRSDSSPLFQGLIRTTFSF, encoded by the coding sequence ATGGCAAAATCCCTAGCAACGGCCATTGTCGGTGCCGTTGGCGTTAACGTTTTCTTTTTGAATTCCGCAGTTTTCGCCCAGAGGCCAAATCCGCTGTCGGCAAGTGCCAGCATGGGGCAAGTCACCTCTGTCTCGCAGCTTTCTGATGTGCGCCCCACTGACTGGGCCTATCAAGCCCTAGCCTCCCTTGTGGAAAAATATGGCTGTGTTGCCGGCTATCCCGATGGCACCTTTCGCGGCAGCCGCGCCCTGACGCGGTTTGAAATGGCGGCGGCATTGAATGCTTGCCTCGATGTGGTGAGCGATCGCTTTGCCAGTAAAGAAGATCTCGCTACACTGCAACGGCTCTCTCAGGAATTTGCTGCCGAATTAGCCACGCTTCGCGGGCGGGTAGATCAGCTTGAAGCGCGTACTGCCAACCTAGAAGCTCAGCAATTTTCCACAACTACCAAGTTATCCGTGGATGCCGTGATGGCCTTTCAAGCCGGTGGAAATACAGGCCAAGTAGTCGATCCCGTCACGGGGACTGGGTTCGCAGGGGGAAGCTACAACCCCACAGCGATCAGCCGTGTAGAACTGACCCTGAATACCAGTTTCCGCGGTGACGACTTGCTGACCACTACGCTGGAGGTGGGTAACAATGGCGTAGATACGTTTGGAGCAACGGGGATTGGTACCAACGGCCTCCTTGCCGGTGGTTCTGTAGATTATGGCGGTGTTGCAGCGGCTGCGAATCTATTTCGCCTTTTTTATACCTTCAAGCCCACGGCAGACCTGACAATCGGTATCGGCCCACAGTTTTACCCCAGCGATATTGTGGATACCAACAGCTACGCTAACAATTCATTCACGCATTTTAGTTCCAACTTTTTTATCAACAATCCTCTGATTGTTCCCTTTGCCGTAAATGATCCCGGAGGGGCAGGGGTGAGTATTGAATGGAACCCAGGAGGAGGGTTCTTTACCCTGCGCAGCGTCTATGTTGCCGCCACTGCCAACGCCCCCGGCGGTGTAGCCACAGGGGGGGGGCTGTTTGGGGATCCCTATCAGGGAACTGTGGAATTAGAGTTTGCGCGTGCCTTTGGGGCCAATGAACAAAACAATTTTGCTGTTCGCCTGCAATACACCAACGCCTCGACCTTGAACATTTCCCAAAATGCAGCTGGGATCAATGCCGAACTCTCCCTGGGCAAGTTTGGCCTCTTTGGGCGCTATGCCTACTCCGATATGAAGCTCTATGGGGATGGGGCCACCATTAATGGTCTAGGGCCCTTTGCCGTCGATCCGGGTGCCCTAATCATTCCTGCCGGTGGGCAAGTGAATACTACGGCGCACACATGGATGGTCGGCCTTGCTTACCGGGATTTGCTCACCGAGGGGTCACTATTGGCAGCGGCAGTGGGCCAGCCCTTTATTAATTCGCTGCCCTCAGCCCCGCAAGTTAATGATGCCACCCAAATGAACTATGAACTCTTTTTCCGCTATCCCCTGAGCGACCATATTTCAATTACACCGGTGTTTATGGCGGTAACCAATGCCCACAATCGGTCTGACAGCAGTCCCCTTTTTCAGGGGCTGATCCGCACCACGTTTAGCTTCTAG
- a CDS encoding DUF561 domain-containing protein, with product MLHPRLAAAFEQRSALKIISGLNNFDRDRVRAVVTAADQGGATFVDMAADPELVRLAKELTTLPVCVSAVEPLQLLRAVAAGADLVEIGNYDSFYAQGRVFSAEEVLALTRQTRELLPQTMLSVTVPHTLSLDQQVALAEALVAAGADVIQTEGGTSSQPHHGGTLGLIEKAAPTLAAAYEISRAVSVPVLCASGLSTVTIPLAIAAGAAGVGVGSAVNQLNSEVAMVASVRALAEAVKGAIAVHR from the coding sequence ATGCTGCATCCGCGTTTGGCTGCTGCCTTTGAGCAGCGTTCGGCTCTCAAGATTATCAGTGGCCTGAATAACTTTGATCGCGATCGCGTGCGGGCGGTGGTGACCGCTGCCGATCAAGGGGGCGCCACCTTTGTGGATATGGCTGCCGATCCTGAACTGGTGCGCCTTGCAAAGGAACTGACGACGCTGCCAGTCTGTGTGTCGGCGGTGGAACCGTTGCAACTCCTACGGGCAGTGGCCGCTGGTGCCGATCTGGTGGAAATTGGCAACTATGATAGCTTCTATGCCCAAGGGCGAGTGTTCAGTGCTGAGGAAGTGCTGGCCTTGACGCGCCAAACCCGTGAGCTGCTGCCCCAGACTATGCTGTCGGTGACCGTGCCCCATACGCTGTCCTTGGATCAACAAGTTGCCCTGGCTGAGGCCTTGGTGGCCGCTGGTGCCGATGTCATTCAAACGGAGGGGGGGACGAGTAGCCAGCCCCACCACGGCGGCACCTTGGGTCTCATTGAAAAAGCAGCTCCCACATTGGCAGCCGCCTATGAAATTTCCCGTGCCGTTTCGGTGCCGGTGCTGTGTGCTTCGGGGCTTTCGACGGTGACGATTCCGCTGGCGATCGCCGCTGGGGCTGCGGGGGTTGGGGTTGGTTCTGCCGTCAACCAACTCAACAGTGAAGTGGCCATGGTGGCCAGTGTGCGTGCCCTTGCCGAAGCCGTCAAAGGTGCCATTGCCGTCCACCGCTAA